From one Luteolibacter sp. SL250 genomic stretch:
- a CDS encoding shikimate kinase, whose translation MNLQEPLPKNLILIGFMGSGKSTVGRELHARLGYELVDMDTVIEQREGRPISRIFEENGEEYFRDLETALLKELHGCQSGVRRIISTGGGVVGREENRRLLHNMGYVVWLHAPVAVVYERTSRNRERPLLQTENPVAKIEALMEKRQPWYEQTSHLRVDTNGLDGGELAVGILESARYFFSNP comes from the coding sequence ATGAACTTGCAGGAACCTCTGCCAAAGAACCTGATTCTGATCGGGTTCATGGGGAGCGGAAAATCAACGGTGGGCCGGGAGCTGCATGCGCGCCTGGGCTACGAACTCGTGGACATGGACACGGTCATCGAGCAACGGGAGGGCCGCCCGATCAGCCGGATTTTCGAGGAAAACGGCGAAGAATACTTCCGCGACCTGGAAACGGCGCTGCTGAAGGAACTGCATGGATGCCAGTCCGGGGTGAGGCGGATCATTTCCACCGGCGGCGGCGTGGTCGGCCGGGAGGAGAACCGCAGATTGCTCCACAACATGGGGTATGTGGTGTGGCTCCACGCGCCCGTCGCCGTGGTCTATGAAAGGACATCCCGGAACCGGGAACGCCCGCTGCTCCAGACGGAGAATCCGGTGGCGAAGATCGAAGCGCTCATGGAGAAGCGCCAGCCGTGGTATGAGCAAACCTCCCACCTGAGGGTGGACACCAACGGCCTGGACGGCGGCGAACTGGCCGTCGGCATCCTGGAGAGCGCACGCTACTTTTTCTCGAATCCATGA
- a CDS encoding NAD-binding protein has product MKSFAAVIAAFLGNRSSRSNLKTLGRLLALLFILITIYSVLFHIIMEREGSQYSWVTGLYWTLTVMSTLGFGDITFKSDLGMVFSIVVLVSGVMFLLVILPFTFIEFFYEPWMKAQAAARAPKELPESTHGHVIFTCHDPITAALIPMLEKYGHSYVVLTPHITEALEFYEQGVKVAVGELDDPETYRRMRLKKAAVLVATRSDVLNTNITFSAREESEDVPIVASATTEASRDMLELAGATEVMRLEQVMAKALARRVIGNDAAAHVIGQAGGLVIAEASVSGTRLIGGTVASSGIRGDSGLSVVGIWDHGKLRTVDPETVIEEDMVLVLAGTEDQIEAYNAVFRLPNPQHSLVLIVGGGRVGRITSKVLQEAGVKSVIIEKISERVEAFPDAVIGDATQMETLKVAHAREAKTVIITTHDDDLNISLTIFFRRLRESFQIISRCTLERNVRTLHRAGADLVLSSATMGANTIFNLVREDDNLLLAEGVLIFPTPVPAVLAGRRLADCAIRTQTGCTVIAVEHEGKRVVNPDPFIILPHNGILLLIGTLEAEEKFLRDYKPDLAPESMRRKWRRKG; this is encoded by the coding sequence ATGAAATCCTTCGCCGCCGTCATCGCCGCATTCCTGGGCAACCGGAGCAGCCGCTCCAACCTCAAGACACTGGGGCGCTTGCTGGCTCTCCTTTTCATCCTGATCACGATCTACAGCGTGCTTTTCCACATCATCATGGAGAGGGAGGGAAGCCAGTATTCGTGGGTCACGGGCCTCTACTGGACGCTCACGGTCATGTCCACGCTCGGCTTCGGTGACATCACCTTCAAGAGTGATCTGGGCATGGTGTTTTCCATCGTCGTGCTGGTGTCCGGCGTGATGTTCCTGCTGGTGATCCTTCCGTTCACGTTCATCGAGTTCTTCTACGAGCCATGGATGAAGGCACAGGCGGCGGCACGGGCGCCGAAGGAGCTGCCGGAATCCACCCACGGCCATGTCATCTTCACCTGCCATGATCCCATCACTGCCGCGCTGATACCCATGCTGGAGAAATACGGCCACTCCTATGTGGTGCTGACCCCGCATATCACGGAGGCACTGGAATTTTACGAACAGGGAGTGAAGGTGGCGGTGGGGGAGCTGGATGATCCGGAAACCTACCGGCGGATGCGGTTGAAGAAAGCCGCCGTCCTGGTCGCCACCCGCTCCGACGTTCTCAATACGAACATCACCTTCAGCGCGCGGGAGGAGTCGGAGGATGTGCCGATCGTGGCTTCCGCGACCACCGAGGCATCGCGGGACATGCTGGAACTCGCCGGTGCCACGGAAGTGATGCGGCTGGAACAAGTGATGGCGAAGGCCCTCGCCAGGCGGGTGATCGGGAACGATGCCGCCGCGCATGTCATCGGCCAGGCAGGTGGTCTCGTCATTGCGGAGGCCAGCGTTTCAGGAACCAGGTTGATCGGGGGCACGGTGGCCTCAAGCGGGATCCGCGGTGATTCAGGGCTGAGCGTGGTCGGAATATGGGACCACGGAAAGCTGCGGACGGTGGATCCGGAAACCGTGATAGAGGAGGACATGGTGCTCGTCCTTGCGGGGACTGAGGACCAGATCGAAGCCTACAATGCCGTTTTCCGTCTGCCGAATCCCCAGCACTCGCTGGTGCTGATCGTGGGTGGAGGGCGCGTGGGGCGCATCACCAGCAAGGTGTTGCAGGAGGCGGGCGTGAAGTCCGTCATCATCGAGAAGATATCGGAACGGGTGGAGGCATTTCCTGATGCCGTCATCGGAGACGCGACCCAGATGGAAACGCTCAAGGTGGCGCACGCCCGGGAGGCGAAAACCGTGATCATCACCACCCACGACGATGATCTCAATATTTCCCTGACCATCTTTTTCCGCCGGTTGCGGGAAAGTTTCCAGATCATCTCGCGCTGCACGCTGGAGCGCAACGTGCGGACCCTGCACCGCGCGGGGGCGGATCTGGTGCTGTCATCGGCGACGATGGGGGCGAACACCATCTTCAATCTGGTAAGGGAAGACGACAACCTGCTGCTCGCGGAAGGTGTGCTCATTTTCCCTACCCCCGTACCAGCGGTCCTGGCGGGCAGGAGGCTGGCGGACTGCGCCATCCGGACCCAGACGGGCTGCACGGTGATCGCCGTGGAGCATGAAGGGAAGCGGGTGGTCAATCCGGACCCTTTCATCATCCTCCCTCACAATGGCATCCTCCTCCTCATCGGCACCCTGGAGGCGGAGGAAAAATTCCTGCGCGACTACAAGCCGGATCTGGCGCCTGAGAGCATGCGCCGGAAGTGGCGGAGAAAAGGCTGA
- a CDS encoding SMI1/KNR4 family protein: MPNWRKIVESHHAWAHPDDDWRLITGPPAGAADLALLEELFGAALKDEIRGFYEQMDGFGITSDEGRVIWFVVPIAGLADTFEACRSWFRDTHPGLAERFFPFIDWECGDYSGILLHEFGIPLEGIYEFEHEEYGFDEDQDGSDFLRSVYDSLREMLTPEDG; encoded by the coding sequence ATGCCGAATTGGAGAAAGATCGTCGAATCGCACCACGCTTGGGCGCACCCGGATGATGATTGGCGGTTGATTACGGGACCACCTGCCGGAGCGGCTGATTTGGCTTTGTTGGAGGAATTGTTCGGGGCCGCGCTGAAGGACGAGATCCGCGGTTTTTACGAACAGATGGATGGCTTCGGGATCACCTCGGACGAAGGACGGGTCATATGGTTCGTGGTGCCGATCGCGGGGTTGGCGGATACCTTCGAGGCGTGCAGATCATGGTTCCGCGATACCCATCCGGGACTCGCGGAGCGCTTCTTCCCTTTCATCGATTGGGAATGTGGTGACTACTCCGGCATCTTGTTGCACGAATTCGGAATCCCTCTGGAGGGAATCTACGAATTCGAGCATGAGGAGTACGGGTTCGATGAGGATCAGGACGGCAGCGATTTCCTTCGCTCCGTCTATGATTCACTGCGTGAAATGCTCACTCCGGAAGACGGATGA
- a CDS encoding SRPBCC family protein, which translates to MKVHVLRQEQRLPISRAEAWGFFSTPRNLDHITPPDAGFEVTYLSSEKMYDGQIITYKAKVVPFITMTWVTEIKCVEEGIAFVDEQRFGPYRLWHHRHTFEDIDGGVLMTDLVHYVMPLGIIGEIARWLFVGKKLERVFGYRQKVLEEKFGIM; encoded by the coding sequence ATGAAAGTCCACGTCCTCCGGCAGGAACAGCGCCTGCCCATTTCCCGGGCGGAGGCTTGGGGATTTTTCTCCACCCCGCGGAATCTCGACCACATCACGCCGCCGGACGCGGGGTTCGAGGTGACCTACCTTTCGTCGGAGAAAATGTACGACGGCCAGATCATCACCTACAAAGCGAAGGTGGTCCCATTCATCACGATGACCTGGGTGACGGAGATCAAGTGCGTGGAGGAAGGCATCGCCTTCGTGGACGAGCAGCGCTTCGGACCCTACCGCCTGTGGCACCACCGCCACACCTTCGAGGACATCGACGGAGGCGTGCTGATGACGGACCTGGTCCACTACGTCATGCCGCTGGGCATCATCGGGGAAATCGCGCGGTGGCTTTTCGTCGGGAAGAAGTTGGAGAGGGTGTTCGGCTACCGGCAGAAGGTGCTGGAGGAGAAATTCGGGATAATGTGA
- a CDS encoding DUF3142 domain-containing protein, with amino-acid sequence MRLFLTTLILCLLAACGKREPAPQVEVLPQGPAAFWVWHRSSSLTAAELSSLKAAGTRELFWQAVETGWKDNRWQSSRIAAPTAVLPDITIIPVFRIKPDAAFLGDPEAATAFARMVRLWAGDTPLPEIQLDFDCPDRLLAAYGGFLQSVAGGLPGTRISITALASWPRSPQFAKLAKSVHRMAPMFYDLHPDRPEDVMKGTFRLIADREDIALVKLWRNCRVPWQAGLPNFERVTVFRPDGKLVGHLRGWDHDAVFFNPALKAESLGGGVTRLVVTANTTISGNPVAAGSILCHRAPDPDSVAALREAARTNGAAGMLYFTLPGPGIQATHPAPHFAEAAAALPELSVLPDGSIRLTNAGTDGIPPRPCDPENPASPGWHVVIESPSVGAFRSGSTGDFPKISVPGDVPPEMSTRLHLHFSKLPPGGSLTSGPLVKASGEVIWSLKPHVSGRRVKFP; translated from the coding sequence GTGCGGCTTTTCCTTACCACCCTCATCCTTTGCCTGCTCGCCGCATGCGGAAAGCGTGAGCCTGCCCCTCAGGTGGAGGTCCTGCCACAGGGACCGGCCGCGTTCTGGGTCTGGCACCGCTCATCCTCCCTGACGGCCGCGGAGCTTTCGTCGCTGAAAGCCGCCGGCACGCGGGAGCTGTTCTGGCAGGCGGTGGAGACGGGGTGGAAGGACAACCGTTGGCAGTCCTCCCGCATCGCAGCCCCCACGGCGGTCCTCCCGGACATCACCATCATTCCGGTGTTCCGCATCAAGCCGGACGCGGCATTTCTGGGAGATCCCGAGGCGGCGACCGCCTTCGCCCGCATGGTCCGCCTGTGGGCGGGAGACACTCCACTCCCGGAGATCCAGCTCGATTTCGACTGCCCGGACCGCTTGCTGGCTGCTTATGGCGGCTTTCTCCAATCAGTGGCCGGCGGGCTTCCCGGAACCCGCATTTCCATCACCGCGCTGGCTTCCTGGCCGCGGAGTCCGCAGTTCGCCAAGCTGGCGAAGTCCGTCCACCGGATGGCGCCGATGTTCTATGACCTGCATCCGGACAGGCCGGAGGACGTCATGAAAGGAACCTTCCGCCTGATCGCGGACCGGGAAGATATCGCACTGGTCAAGCTATGGCGGAACTGTCGGGTGCCGTGGCAGGCGGGGTTGCCGAATTTCGAACGGGTCACGGTTTTCCGGCCGGATGGCAAACTGGTCGGTCACCTGCGCGGGTGGGATCATGACGCGGTGTTTTTCAATCCGGCGCTGAAGGCGGAATCACTTGGAGGCGGGGTCACCCGCTTGGTCGTCACGGCGAACACCACCATTTCCGGAAACCCCGTCGCCGCCGGTTCCATCCTCTGCCACCGCGCACCGGATCCGGATTCGGTGGCGGCGCTAAGAGAAGCCGCACGGACCAACGGCGCGGCCGGCATGCTCTACTTCACATTACCCGGCCCGGGCATCCAGGCCACCCATCCCGCACCTCACTTCGCGGAAGCCGCAGCGGCGCTTCCGGAGTTGTCGGTCCTTCCCGACGGAAGCATCCGGCTGACGAACGCCGGTACGGATGGCATCCCGCCGAGACCCTGTGATCCGGAGAACCCGGCGTCCCCCGGTTGGCATGTCGTGATCGAGTCACCTTCCGTCGGTGCATTCCGCTCCGGATCGACGGGGGATTTCCCCAAGATTTCCGTCCCCGGGGACGTTCCACCTGAGATGTCCACACGCCTGCACCTCCATTTCTCCAAGCTGCCACCCGGCGGCTCGCTCACCTCCGGTCCACTGGTGAAAGCCTCCGGCGAAGTAATCTGGAGCCTGAAACCCCACGTCTCCGGACGGCGTGTGAAATTTCCGTGA
- a CDS encoding GNAT family N-acetyltransferase, producing the protein MFSRQLTDRIRLSLSVQAHAEELFALTERNRDFLRQWLPWLDMTTGVDDTRAFLERQLYGFANGDSLTATIFYDGKAAGVAGFNTIDRTNRIGSIGYWLGEEFNGKGIMTRVVEDLISIGREHYSLQKIEIRCAPENARSRAIPRRLGFQYEGTLRRAERIYDGWHDSEVYSLLL; encoded by the coding sequence ATGTTCTCCCGCCAGCTCACCGACCGGATCCGCCTCAGCCTTTCCGTGCAGGCCCATGCGGAGGAACTTTTCGCGCTGACGGAACGGAACCGCGACTTTCTCCGCCAGTGGCTGCCATGGCTGGACATGACCACCGGGGTGGATGACACGCGGGCGTTCCTGGAGCGGCAGCTCTATGGCTTCGCGAATGGCGACAGCCTGACAGCGACGATCTTTTATGACGGCAAAGCGGCGGGCGTGGCCGGCTTCAACACGATCGACCGCACGAACCGGATCGGGTCCATCGGCTATTGGCTGGGGGAGGAGTTCAACGGAAAGGGGATCATGACCCGGGTGGTGGAGGATCTGATCAGCATTGGCAGGGAGCATTACTCACTGCAGAAGATTGAGATCCGCTGTGCGCCGGAGAACGCGCGCAGCCGGGCGATTCCGCGACGGCTTGGGTTCCAGTATGAAGGAACACTGCGGAGAGCGGAGCGCATCTACGACGGTTGGCACGACAGCGAGGTGTACTCGTTGCTGCTGTGA
- a CDS encoding L-threonylcarbamoyladenylate synthase, with protein MPETKVIYADDEEMKDAVREAAALLRAGETVGLPTETVYGLAADAFNPDAVAKVFSAKERPSFDPLIVHIASRGDLKRVAVVPDDILETVNKLTSAFWPGPLTLILPKHADVPDLVTSGLPTVAVRQSAHPIFRAVNKELGNPIAAPSANRFGSISPTSASAVVKELGGKIPLVVDGGACSEGVESTIISIEPREGKKPVFRLHRAGPITKEQLQDFGKVEKVKSISESAPQAPGQLASHYAPRTPLILLEDISSFQPEEGKKYGLIAYRGEDDSDYVNLHDWEQVESLSPGSGKLAEAAIRLFFVMRLMDEAGLDYIIAEPVSETGLGVAIMDRLRRAAAK; from the coding sequence GTGCCAGAGACCAAAGTCATTTACGCCGACGACGAGGAAATGAAGGATGCCGTGCGCGAGGCGGCCGCCCTGCTGCGTGCCGGGGAAACCGTCGGCCTGCCCACGGAGACCGTCTATGGCCTGGCCGCGGATGCTTTCAACCCGGACGCCGTGGCGAAGGTTTTCTCCGCGAAGGAGCGCCCGTCGTTTGATCCGCTCATCGTCCACATCGCCTCCCGTGGCGACCTGAAGCGGGTGGCCGTTGTCCCGGATGACATCCTGGAAACGGTCAACAAGCTCACCTCCGCCTTCTGGCCGGGACCGCTCACTCTGATCCTGCCGAAGCATGCGGACGTGCCGGATCTGGTCACCAGCGGCCTGCCCACCGTGGCCGTCCGCCAGAGCGCGCACCCCATTTTCCGTGCGGTGAACAAGGAACTGGGCAACCCCATCGCCGCGCCCAGCGCCAACCGCTTCGGCAGCATCTCCCCCACCTCCGCCTCCGCGGTGGTCAAGGAACTGGGCGGAAAGATCCCCCTCGTCGTCGATGGCGGCGCGTGCAGCGAAGGGGTGGAAAGCACCATCATCTCCATCGAGCCCCGCGAAGGGAAGAAGCCCGTCTTCCGCCTCCACCGCGCCGGCCCGATCACCAAGGAACAGCTCCAGGACTTCGGCAAGGTGGAGAAAGTCAAAAGCATCTCCGAAAGCGCGCCGCAGGCTCCCGGACAACTGGCCAGCCACTATGCGCCGCGCACCCCCCTCATCCTGCTGGAGGACATTTCCTCATTCCAACCCGAGGAGGGGAAGAAATACGGTCTCATCGCCTACCGGGGAGAGGATGACAGCGACTACGTGAACCTCCACGACTGGGAACAGGTGGAGAGCCTCAGCCCCGGCAGCGGGAAGCTCGCGGAGGCCGCCATCCGGCTGTTCTTCGTCATGCGCCTGATGGACGAGGCGGGCTTGGACTACATCATCGCGGAGCCTGTCAGCGAAACCGGGCTGGGCGTGGCGATCATGGACCGCCTCCGCCGGGCCGCGGCGAAATGA